Proteins found in one Subtercola endophyticus genomic segment:
- a CDS encoding ABC transporter ATP-binding protein, with product MTIALEARGLCFRYDRAAPVLADIDLAVHPGEIVALTGPSGRGKSTLLYLLGLMVRPTAGEVLVNGCPTSALGDADRARLRATRLGFVFQDAALDSKRSILDNVVETSLYRGVDRSRSVEQAHRLLQRFGVQKRAQSRPGQISGGQAQRIALCRALMNEPAIVLADEPTGNLDRASAAVVFGALRERAAAGAGVLIATHDAAVVGECDRRVTL from the coding sequence GTGACGATCGCCCTCGAGGCTCGCGGCCTCTGCTTTCGCTACGACCGCGCGGCACCCGTTCTCGCTGACATCGACCTGGCCGTGCATCCGGGGGAGATCGTCGCCCTCACCGGTCCGTCGGGTCGCGGAAAGTCGACCCTGCTCTACCTGCTCGGCCTCATGGTGCGGCCGACGGCGGGCGAGGTTCTGGTGAACGGATGCCCGACCTCCGCCCTCGGCGACGCCGACCGAGCACGGTTGCGTGCCACGCGGCTGGGCTTCGTCTTTCAAGATGCGGCTCTCGACTCCAAGCGCAGCATTCTCGACAACGTCGTCGAGACGAGCCTGTACCGGGGCGTGGATCGGAGCCGATCGGTCGAGCAGGCACACCGCTTGCTGCAACGATTCGGGGTGCAGAAGCGGGCGCAGTCGCGTCCCGGTCAGATCTCGGGCGGCCAAGCCCAGCGAATCGCGCTCTGCCGTGCCCTGATGAATGAGCCGGCGATCGTGCTCGCCGATGAGCCGACGGGCAACCTCGACCGAGCATCCGCTGCGGTGGTGTTCGGCGCGCTGCGGGAGCGAGCCGCTGCGGGCGCGGGCGTGCTGATCGCGACGCACGACGCGGCCGTGGTCGGCGAGTGCGATCGGCGCGTGACGCTGTGA